Proteins from one Mycobacterium sp. HUMS_12744610 genomic window:
- a CDS encoding metal-dependent hydrolase, producing MTSESPTRPAKRVLPKARRVRFAMPAGTSRQHFVDGDLVMSHFVSTLSATFPEGEDFFIRSVRQYRDQVSDPDLQEAVKGFIAQEATHRHQHRLLNERLQAMGYPTDGIDRHIKKLVDRLEKRFSPKMRLAVTAALEHYTATFAEIILTSDEAQELIGDTEVRPILLWHALEESEHKAVAFDVFETVGGTERTRVWGMRIATVILFTELVIQTTRSLAGDRAAYNPLRLLRSLRAFRRSPLFSPDAVQRFRSYTRAGFHPDDWDSTEVLERWAKELFDSDGAQRIGSRV from the coding sequence ATGACCAGTGAGTCGCCCACACGGCCAGCAAAGAGGGTGCTGCCAAAGGCTCGCCGTGTCCGTTTCGCAATGCCTGCTGGGACCAGTCGCCAGCACTTCGTCGACGGCGACTTGGTGATGAGCCACTTTGTCTCTACCTTGTCGGCAACGTTCCCCGAGGGCGAAGACTTCTTCATCCGATCGGTGCGCCAGTACCGTGACCAGGTCAGCGACCCCGACCTCCAAGAGGCGGTCAAGGGATTCATCGCGCAGGAGGCCACCCACCGGCACCAGCATCGGCTGCTTAACGAGCGGCTCCAAGCGATGGGCTATCCGACCGACGGGATCGATCGGCACATCAAGAAGTTGGTTGACCGGCTCGAGAAGCGATTCTCTCCGAAGATGCGCCTGGCCGTGACGGCTGCCCTTGAGCACTACACGGCGACGTTCGCCGAAATCATTCTGACCAGCGACGAGGCACAAGAGCTGATCGGCGACACCGAGGTCCGGCCGATTCTGCTCTGGCACGCTTTAGAAGAATCCGAGCACAAGGCCGTCGCTTTCGACGTCTTCGAGACGGTCGGTGGAACCGAACGCACCAGGGTCTGGGGAATGCGGATTGCCACAGTCATCTTGTTCACCGAGTTGGTCATCCAGACCACTCGCTCTCTGGCGGGTGACCGCGCAGCCTACAACCCACTGCGCTTACTGCGCAGCCTTCGAGCCTTCCGTCGTTCCCCACTGTTCAGCCCGGACGCGGTGCAGCGCTTCCGTTCCTACACCCGCGCCGGCTTCCACCCCGACGACTGGGACAGCACCGAAGTCCTCGAACGCTGGGCCAAAGAACTCTTCGACTCCGATGGCGCCCAGCGAATCGGGAGCCGCGTCTAG
- a CDS encoding TetR/AcrR family transcriptional regulator has translation MRSVRVYRGVSAEQRHQHRRTRLIDAAIELIGTRGVAATTVTAVCAESRVTSRYFYQHFSDRDALLRAVYQQLYATFQDVIVQAIPDAGAPPDVLAYAPIRALVNMIEDDPRLARILFVESATEPLLRELRSQLMAGFADLVLREARLHLDIADSAVGVAHLASTLGVGGLFEVLRRWLDGELDFSTDELVQHCAGFLGSLGTYVLLQNIGEAPVPESGASANALSARGHARRC, from the coding sequence ATGCGTTCAGTCCGGGTGTATCGCGGAGTGTCTGCAGAGCAGCGCCATCAGCACCGGCGTACACGTCTCATCGACGCCGCTATCGAGCTGATCGGTACCCGAGGCGTGGCCGCCACCACCGTGACTGCCGTCTGCGCCGAGTCACGTGTCACCTCGCGTTACTTCTACCAGCATTTCTCCGACCGCGACGCGCTCTTGCGGGCCGTCTACCAGCAGCTCTATGCCACCTTCCAAGACGTAATAGTCCAAGCGATCCCAGACGCCGGCGCGCCACCCGACGTGTTGGCGTATGCCCCCATCCGCGCACTGGTCAACATGATCGAAGACGATCCTCGGCTGGCCCGCATTTTGTTCGTTGAATCCGCAACGGAGCCACTCCTTCGCGAGTTGCGGAGCCAATTGATGGCCGGTTTCGCCGACCTCGTGCTGCGCGAGGCCAGACTTCACCTGGATATCGCCGACTCTGCGGTGGGCGTCGCGCATCTGGCTTCAACCCTCGGTGTCGGAGGACTCTTCGAGGTTCTGCGCCGCTGGCTGGACGGCGAACTGGACTTCAGTACTGATGAACTCGTCCAACACTGCGCAGGTTTCCTGGGCAGCCTCGGCACCTACGTGCTGCTGCAGAACATAGGCGAGGCGCCGGTTCCTGAATCCGGGGCATCGGCAAACGCTCTATCGGCTCGCGGCCACGCCCGGCGATGCTGA
- a CDS encoding TetR/AcrR family transcriptional regulator has product MRTKAKRWGGRTGAERRAERRQRLIDAATEIWSESGWAAVTMRGVCSRTSLNDRYFYEDFKTRDELLVAAWDGVRNEMLGEVSATLAERVGQPPLETIRMTISMVVDRITQDPGRAKILLTQHVGSSPLQDRRAVALQEATHLVVAASKPHLRPDADETALRMDTLVAVGGFVELITAWHAGLLDVSQEEIVEHTSRLAETLAERYLVHALSVDDVPGTLPS; this is encoded by the coding sequence GTGCGGACGAAGGCGAAACGATGGGGCGGGCGTACCGGCGCGGAACGCCGCGCGGAACGTCGGCAGCGTCTGATCGATGCCGCGACCGAGATCTGGAGCGAAAGCGGTTGGGCCGCAGTCACCATGAGGGGCGTTTGCTCCCGGACCAGCCTGAACGACCGCTACTTCTATGAAGACTTCAAGACCCGCGACGAGTTGCTGGTTGCCGCCTGGGACGGGGTACGGAACGAGATGCTCGGTGAGGTTTCCGCGACCCTCGCAGAACGCGTCGGGCAGCCGCCCCTCGAGACTATTCGCATGACCATCTCTATGGTGGTCGACCGCATCACACAAGATCCCGGCAGGGCAAAGATCTTGCTGACCCAGCACGTGGGCAGCTCACCGCTGCAAGACCGGCGCGCTGTTGCCCTGCAAGAGGCGACGCACCTCGTGGTCGCGGCGAGCAAGCCCCATCTGAGACCGGATGCCGATGAAACCGCGCTCCGCATGGACACCTTGGTGGCGGTTGGGGGCTTCGTCGAGCTGATCACCGCCTGGCATGCCGGCTTGCTCGACGTAAGTCAGGAGGAGATCGTCGAACACACCAGTCGGCTCGCCGAAACCCTAGCTGAACGTTATCTGGTGCACGCGCTCAGCGTCGATGACGTGCCCGGGACGCTACCGTCCTGA
- a CDS encoding SDR family NAD(P)-dependent oxidoreductase, with translation MRLLPFGNPPRRSDRADAVITGAGSGIGRAFAVELARRGGRVVCADIDGIRAKETADLISKLGGHGIGVVCDVSDEHQVRDLADSAEKWFGGAPGLVINNAGIGAGGNVVGATSTSDWSATLSVNLWGVIHGCEVFVPRLRERGFGGLINVASAASFGAAPRMAAYNVSKAGVLALSETLAAELSGTGVTVTVLCPTFVKTNIVDNPRIEESAATLAANLMKWTGVSPESVARTTLDAHDRGQLYVLPQLDAKILWQLKRTMPGTFTHAMGLIQRITR, from the coding sequence ATGAGGCTGCTGCCGTTTGGGAATCCCCCCCGCCGGAGTGACCGTGCCGACGCGGTGATCACCGGTGCAGGCAGCGGCATTGGCCGCGCATTTGCCGTCGAGCTGGCGCGCCGGGGCGGCCGTGTGGTGTGCGCCGACATCGACGGCATTCGCGCCAAGGAGACAGCGGACCTGATCTCCAAGCTGGGCGGTCATGGCATCGGCGTTGTTTGCGACGTCTCAGACGAGCATCAGGTCCGGGATCTTGCCGATTCGGCCGAGAAGTGGTTCGGCGGCGCTCCCGGACTGGTGATCAACAATGCCGGAATTGGCGCTGGAGGCAACGTCGTCGGTGCGACATCCACGAGCGATTGGTCCGCGACGTTGTCGGTCAATCTGTGGGGAGTCATCCACGGCTGCGAAGTCTTTGTCCCGCGGCTCCGGGAACGTGGATTCGGAGGGCTCATCAACGTCGCGTCGGCGGCAAGCTTCGGTGCGGCCCCCCGCATGGCCGCCTACAACGTGAGCAAAGCGGGCGTACTCGCGCTGTCCGAAACCTTGGCAGCCGAGCTCAGCGGAACCGGCGTCACGGTGACCGTCCTATGCCCCACCTTCGTCAAAACAAATATCGTCGACAATCCACGCATCGAGGAATCGGCGGCCACGCTAGCCGCCAACTTGATGAAGTGGACCGGCGTATCACCAGAGTCGGTAGCACGAACCACCCTGGATGCGCACGACCGCGGCCAGCTATACGTCCTGCCGCAACTCGACGCCAAAATCCTCTGGCAGCTCAAGAGAACCATGCCGGGTACCTTCACCCACGCGATGGGACTCATCCAGCGAATAACGCGTTGA
- a CDS encoding flavin-containing monooxygenase: MSDTTSVLIIGAGFAGLGTAIQLLKRGIDDFVILERAGEVGGTWRDNSYPGAACDIPSLLYSYSFEPNPDWSRAYSGSSEILAYIKAMVDKHALARFICFHVNVTGLAFDEDSGTWTVETDGGSSYRSRTVVMASGPLANANFPDIRGLHSYAGHKIHSARWDHDYDMSDKRVAVIGTGASAVQIVPELVKTARSVKVFQRTPGWVLPRPDFPHPSVAKAAFGRLPILQSAARQAWFWAHEVMAVGMVWNTPATTAIAWAAKANLRRQVKDSWMRRQLTPDFRPGCKRMLMTSDYYPALRQNNCKLITWPIATISPIGIRTADGIEHEVDCIVFATGFDVCKAGTPFPITGVDGRKLAEEWSNGAYAYKSVSVSGYPNLFFTFGPNSGPGHNSALVYLEAEIRYIVDAIGIIIEGGIQTFDVKEDRQNSYHAQLQRRLAGTTWNSGCKSWYLTEDGYNGTMYPGFTTQFARQLARVELDDYSMSSQPPPRKKPRRARPELAAESSHGASKGGRQRNDDRVSVDKREGVRFSAQTASPEAASPRMVDRA; the protein is encoded by the coding sequence ATGAGCGACACGACCAGTGTTCTGATCATCGGAGCCGGCTTTGCCGGACTTGGCACGGCGATCCAACTACTCAAGCGGGGTATCGACGATTTCGTCATCCTGGAGCGCGCGGGCGAGGTCGGAGGAACCTGGCGTGACAATAGCTATCCCGGTGCCGCCTGCGACATTCCGTCATTGTTGTATTCGTACTCCTTCGAACCAAATCCGGACTGGTCGCGTGCGTACTCGGGAAGCAGCGAGATACTCGCCTACATCAAGGCCATGGTCGACAAGCACGCGCTGGCGCGCTTCATCTGTTTCCACGTCAACGTGACCGGCCTGGCGTTCGACGAAGACAGCGGCACGTGGACCGTCGAAACGGATGGCGGGTCAAGCTACCGGTCGCGCACGGTGGTGATGGCAAGCGGCCCACTGGCCAATGCAAATTTTCCTGACATTCGCGGACTGCACAGCTACGCAGGCCACAAAATCCACAGCGCGCGCTGGGATCACGACTATGACATGAGCGACAAACGTGTTGCGGTAATCGGTACCGGGGCGAGCGCGGTGCAGATTGTTCCGGAATTGGTGAAGACGGCGCGATCAGTCAAAGTGTTTCAACGGACGCCCGGTTGGGTGCTTCCCCGGCCTGATTTTCCGCACCCCAGTGTTGCCAAGGCCGCGTTTGGTCGGCTACCGATTCTGCAGAGCGCCGCTCGCCAGGCATGGTTTTGGGCGCACGAAGTCATGGCCGTCGGCATGGTGTGGAACACCCCGGCCACTACCGCCATCGCCTGGGCGGCCAAGGCGAACCTTCGTCGCCAGGTGAAAGATTCGTGGATGCGGCGACAACTGACGCCCGACTTCCGGCCCGGCTGCAAGCGCATGCTGATGACCAGCGACTACTATCCGGCTCTCCGACAGAACAATTGCAAACTCATCACCTGGCCGATCGCGACCATCTCGCCCATCGGCATTCGCACCGCGGACGGCATCGAACACGAGGTGGATTGCATCGTATTCGCGACCGGCTTCGATGTGTGCAAGGCCGGCACACCGTTTCCCATCACCGGCGTGGACGGTCGAAAGCTTGCGGAGGAATGGTCTAACGGCGCCTACGCCTACAAGAGCGTCAGCGTCTCAGGCTATCCCAACCTCTTTTTCACCTTCGGGCCGAATTCCGGGCCAGGACACAACTCGGCCTTGGTCTACCTGGAAGCGGAGATCCGCTACATCGTCGACGCCATCGGCATAATCATCGAAGGCGGTATTCAGACCTTCGACGTCAAAGAGGACCGGCAGAACAGCTATCACGCCCAACTCCAGCGTCGGCTTGCCGGCACGACGTGGAACTCCGGATGCAAGAGCTGGTACCTCACCGAAGACGGCTATAACGGGACCATGTATCCCGGCTTCACCACCCAATTCGCCCGACAACTAGCGAGGGTCGAGCTCGACGATTACTCGATGAGTTCACAGCCCCCTCCCCGCAAGAAGCCCAGGCGGGCGCGGCCCGAGTTGGCCGCGGAGAGTTCGCACGGCGCAAGCAAAGGAGGACGGCAGCGCAACGACGATCGCGTGTCCGTCGACAAGCGCGAAGGTGTTCGTTTCTCGGCGCAAACCGCTTCACCCGAGGCAGCATCACCGCGGATGGTGGATCGTGCTTGA
- a CDS encoding flavin-containing monooxygenase encodes MDHSDKHRFEIIVIGAGFSGIGMGIKLLKAGFSDFLIVDEADDVGGTWHWNTYPGIAVDIPSYSYQFSFEKRSSWSRTYAHGNELKDYARHCAHKYGLSPRIRFAVKVTEAWFDEDATLWRLHTAAGQDLSARFVINASGVLTRPKRPDISGVDDFGGITMHTSRWDHNEDIAGKRVAVIGTGASAVQLIPAIAKDVKALTVFQRTPIWCLPKLDFPVPRLARGFLKYAPGGQLAARAASQTFVEVTFPVAAHFHTAIPLASLIERAALRYMRSQVTDPAVRQKLTPRYALGCKRPSFHNEYLATFNRDNVHLETSPISHFDAAAVHTVDGRSHEIDVLILATGFKVMEPENMPTYSLRGIGGLDQAKWWDENRLQAYEGVSVPGFPNHFSIFGPYGYNGSSYFTLIEAQTRHIVRCLHHARSRHANYVEITRQANDRFFAEMLKRRHRQVFWQPSCATANSYYFDKHGDVPLRPTTTLESFWRSRTFDLGDYSFERRTTEKVLSSS; translated from the coding sequence ATGGACCACAGCGATAAGCACCGCTTCGAAATCATCGTGATCGGTGCAGGATTCTCCGGGATCGGAATGGGGATAAAACTCCTGAAAGCCGGCTTTTCGGACTTTCTTATTGTCGATGAGGCAGACGACGTAGGCGGAACGTGGCATTGGAACACCTATCCGGGCATCGCCGTCGACATTCCGTCGTACAGCTACCAATTCTCCTTCGAAAAACGGTCGTCATGGTCGCGGACGTATGCGCACGGCAACGAGTTGAAGGACTACGCAAGACACTGCGCGCACAAGTACGGTCTTAGCCCACGAATCCGCTTCGCCGTCAAGGTGACTGAAGCTTGGTTCGATGAGGACGCGACCCTGTGGCGCTTGCACACGGCCGCAGGACAGGACCTATCCGCGCGCTTCGTGATCAACGCCTCGGGCGTCCTGACACGCCCCAAGCGGCCGGATATCTCCGGTGTCGATGATTTCGGCGGGATCACCATGCATACATCCCGCTGGGACCACAACGAAGACATCGCCGGCAAGAGGGTGGCTGTCATCGGAACGGGCGCGTCGGCAGTGCAGTTGATCCCGGCAATCGCGAAAGACGTCAAGGCGCTGACCGTGTTCCAGCGCACACCGATCTGGTGCCTGCCGAAACTGGACTTCCCGGTGCCGCGGCTGGCAAGAGGGTTCCTCAAATACGCTCCCGGCGGACAACTCGCGGCGCGCGCAGCGAGTCAAACCTTCGTCGAAGTCACGTTCCCTGTCGCCGCTCACTTCCACACCGCCATTCCCTTGGCGTCACTCATCGAGCGTGCCGCGTTGCGGTACATGCGCAGCCAGGTGACCGACCCCGCCGTCCGTCAAAAACTGACCCCCCGTTACGCGCTCGGGTGTAAGCGCCCAAGCTTTCACAACGAGTACCTGGCCACATTCAACCGAGACAACGTCCACCTCGAGACCAGTCCGATAAGCCACTTCGATGCCGCCGCCGTCCACACCGTCGACGGCCGATCGCACGAGATCGACGTCCTCATCCTCGCCACAGGCTTCAAAGTGATGGAACCGGAGAACATGCCGACCTATTCGCTCAGGGGGATCGGTGGACTCGATCAAGCCAAGTGGTGGGACGAGAATCGGCTCCAAGCGTACGAAGGCGTCAGCGTGCCCGGATTCCCCAACCACTTCTCCATCTTCGGACCCTATGGATACAACGGTTCCTCGTACTTCACGCTCATTGAAGCCCAGACCAGGCACATCGTGCGATGCCTTCACCATGCGCGGTCCCGGCACGCCAACTACGTCGAAATAACCCGGCAAGCCAACGACCGCTTCTTCGCCGAAATGCTCAAACGCCGCCACCGCCAAGTCTTTTGGCAACCCAGCTGCGCAACCGCCAATAGTTACTACTTCGACAAACACGGCGACGTACCGCTACGCCCGACGACCACCCTCGAATCTTTCTGGCGTAGTCGCACCTTCGACCTTGGTGACTATTCGTTCGAGCGGCGCACCACTGAAAAGGTACTTAGCTCATCGTGA